A single Antechinus flavipes isolate AdamAnt ecotype Samford, QLD, Australia chromosome 5, AdamAnt_v2, whole genome shotgun sequence DNA region contains:
- the ASTE1 gene encoding protein asteroid homolog 1 isoform X2, which produces MGIRGLMSYVEDHSSQFFIDLKLRDTKIIIDGYALFHRLYFDSNVDLRHGGDYDSFTDVIHRFFESLSSCKIHPYVVLDGGCDISDKKLLTLKDRAREKIQVAHSLSLGGRGNLLPLLIREVFIQVLNKLHIDFVQCFSEADRDIMTLANHWNCPVLTMDSDFCIFDLKAGFCSLNGFQWKNLAVFKDTFHYYIPARCFSVDKFCSHFNNMNKALLPVFAVLCGNDYINLPALETIFSRMSFSSGASSTKGRKHQRILGLLNWLSHFDAPSEALDNVVKYLKMNDREAVRDLLWASMEEYQPSPVKLQDFFQLGAYVSPCATDLGLPEWIQLALAKGQLSPFVCDALSLRRTILYTQVENMQCPSAHVVSLSIRKVIYGLLQNSSPNLNNVSRSTGSKQPLAFSEIERIDKNIATVVTHAAKLPEEYRELGKLNVLSLSKRKNLLLETLKVKEVVLDPIPASLKLPIAVTCFWLQSIEGQAKLYHVQALLMGMVVGQLQKMISEPDNEESPMDGAKLFCDQFLKVKENKLQRKLDFDTAHVFCQWQCCLQMGFYLNQLLLTPLPEPNIT; this is translated from the exons ATGGGTATCCGTGGACTAATGAGTTACGTGGAAGATCACAGTAGTCAATTCTTCATTGATTTGAAGTTGAGGGACACCAAAATTATTATTGATGGCTATGCACTTTTCCATCGATTGTATTTTGATTCAAACGTGGATCTCCGGCATGGAGGAGACTATGATTCTTTTACCGATGTTATACACAGATTCTTTGAATCACTCTCTTCTTGTAAAATTCATCCATATGTTGTATTAGATGGAGGCTGTGACATTTCGGATAAAAAACTCCTCACCTTAAAGGACAGAGCCCGGGAGAAGATCCAGGTAGCGCATTCCCTTTCTCTTGGTGGGAGGGGAAATCTGTTGCCTTTACTCATCCGAGAAGTATTCATTCAAGTCTTGAACAAGCTTCACATAGACTTTGTCCAATGCTTCTCCGAAGCAGACAGAGACATCATGACACTTGCTAACCATTGGAATTGTCCTGTGTTAACGATGGATAGTGATTTTTGCATTTTTGATCTGAAAGCTGGCTTTTGTTCTCTGAATGGTTTTCAGTGGAAAAACCTGGCAGTGTTTAAAGATACATTTCACTACTATATCCCTGCCAGATGTTTCTCGGTAGATAAGTTCTGCAGTCATTTCAACAATATGAATAAAGCCCTGTTGCCTGTCTTTGCTGTGCTGTGTGGTAATGACTACATCAATTTGCCTGCCCTGGAAACCATCTTCAGTAGAATGAGTTTCTCCTCTGGAGCCTCTAGCACCAAAGGGAGAAAGCACCAGCGAATTCTGGGACTCCTTAACTGGCTGTCTCATTTTGATGCCCCCTCTGAAGCTTTAGATAATGTGGTGAAGTACCTGAAAATGAATGACAGGGAAGCGGTTAGAGATCTACTTTGGGCTTCAATGGAAGAATACCAGCCATCTCCAGTGAAGCTACAGGATTTCTTCCAGCTCGGTGCCTACGTGTCTCCCTGCGCCACCGACCTAGGCTTACCAGAATGGATACAGCTGGCTTTGGCCAAAGGGCAGCTTTCTCCTTTTGTCTGTGATGCGTTGTCATTACGGCGGACTATTCTTTATACCCAGGTGGAGAACATGCAATGTCCAAGTGCCCACgttgtctctctctccattcgGAAAGTCATCTATGGCCTTCTTCAGAATTCTTCTCCAAATCTAAATAACGTGTCCCGAAGCACAGGCTCCAAACAACCACTGGCTTTCAGTGAGATAGAAAGGATTGATAAGAATATTGCAACGGTGGTTACTCATGCAGCAAAGCTTCCAGAGGAATATCGGGAATTAGGCAAATTGAATGTG CTTTCTCTCTCTAAGCGTAAGAATCTTCTATTAGAAACCCTGAAAGTGAAAGAGGTTGTCCTGGACCCAATTCCTGCTTCCCTGAAGTTACCCATTGCTGTCACTTGCTTTTGGTTACAATCCATAGAAGGCCAAGCAAAACTGTATCATGTACAAGCTTTACTGATGGGAATGGTAGTTGGCCAGTTGCAGAAGATGATCAGTGAGCCAG ATAATGAGGAATCGCCTATGGATGGGGCAAAGCTGTTCTGTGACCAGTTTcttaaagtgaaagaaaataaactgcAAAGAAAATTGGATTTCGATACTGCCCATGTTTTCTGTCAGTGGCAGTGCTGTCTCCAGATGGGATTCTATCT